One region of Pyramidobacter sp. YE332 genomic DNA includes:
- the dnaE gene encoding DNA polymerase III subunit alpha yields MPAEKNFVHLHVHTEYSLLDGAIRCADLAKRCAEWGMPAVAMTDHGVMYGAVEFYQQCKSAGVKPIIGCEMYVSPDGIDNKEKKYNHLLLLAENDEGYHNLIKLVSIANTRGFYYKPRVDHQLLAQYSRGLICSSACLAGEIPRFLLEGNEKGALERAQMYRDIFGPENFFLEIMPNQLPEQVAVNKLIIEMARKSNFPLIATNDAHYLDSGDYDWHELLLCVGTKKVITDPGRMSFKVNDFYFRSAQEMWGYFGSEAPDSLENTLRIAERCNFDFALNTGDYLLPKFEIPAGMTLDTYLGKKAREGLKERLGVEAIPDEYENRLSYELGIIKQMRFPGYFLIIADVIGACKSHGIPIGPGRGSAAGSLVAYAMKITELDPLKFGLIFERFLNPERVSMPDIDTDVSDKGRDRLIKYVVDKYGVENVSQIITFGRMKSKQAIKDVGRAMGMPYADVNKVANLVPDGAKSIKEAVEQTPDLQDLEKSDPQISKLLASASSMEGLARHCSQHAAGVVITPKPLTDLVPVRQIEEGQVATQFSMDPVASLGLVKMDFLGLQTLSILEEAVANVKRNGTTLGDLNRLPLDDPEVYRLLQNADTLGIFQLESSGMRRLIKKMRPDRFADLVAILALYRPGPLESGMVDQYVNCKHGEEVHYLHPMLEPVLNETYGVVLYQEQVMKCASTLAGYTLGGADLLRRAMGKKKKSVMDEHRSIFINGAAKNGIDAEKAAEIFDIIEKFAGYGFNKSHSAAYALVTYQTAWLKVHYPKEFMAAYLSSKIGAKKEVMAGYVREVRASGIDVLAPDINQSYADFTATKNEIRFGLGGVTKVGEAALSSIFKAREEGGPFKGFWDFIVRVDKHSVGKAVIESLIKAGAFDSLNSNRKQLLTSLDNLFEVASRRDSQGDQGSLFGDMTSEDQPELAEVGDLNATEKLEMEKEALGMYISGHPFDGFRPLAAQKANARIADLPYWKSDTTTPTFAGLLSGWQEKMTKRGDAMGIFSIDDGEDEIKVICFPKARNGKSWLEIKPTLFEGKPYLVTGRPDDRGERSIIATDVQPLEHDASDHEYVEICLSLDALREIPQKRFLALLKEHRGRQTVILKVDNDVETAAIALPNVRVTSSRALEDDLASLFGRGEARISASFLGDREETPAYGA; encoded by the coding sequence ATGCCCGCAGAGAAGAATTTTGTTCATCTGCACGTACATACCGAATATAGCCTTCTCGATGGCGCCATACGCTGCGCCGACCTGGCCAAGCGCTGCGCCGAGTGGGGAATGCCGGCGGTGGCCATGACCGATCACGGCGTGATGTATGGAGCCGTCGAATTTTATCAACAGTGCAAAAGCGCGGGCGTCAAGCCGATCATCGGCTGTGAAATGTATGTCAGCCCCGATGGCATCGACAATAAAGAAAAAAAGTACAACCACCTCCTGCTGCTTGCCGAGAACGATGAAGGCTATCACAACCTGATCAAACTTGTGTCGATCGCCAATACGAGAGGTTTTTACTACAAGCCGCGCGTTGACCATCAGCTGCTGGCCCAATACAGCAGGGGGTTGATCTGTTCTTCCGCCTGTCTGGCCGGCGAAATTCCCCGTTTTTTGCTTGAAGGGAACGAAAAAGGGGCGCTGGAACGCGCCCAGATGTACCGTGATATTTTCGGGCCGGAGAATTTCTTTCTGGAGATCATGCCCAATCAACTCCCTGAGCAGGTGGCGGTCAACAAACTGATCATCGAGATGGCGCGAAAGAGCAATTTCCCGTTGATTGCGACGAACGACGCCCATTATTTGGACAGCGGCGATTACGACTGGCACGAACTGCTGCTGTGCGTCGGCACGAAAAAGGTCATCACGGATCCTGGGCGCATGTCCTTCAAGGTGAATGACTTCTATTTCAGATCCGCGCAGGAGATGTGGGGGTATTTCGGCAGCGAAGCTCCCGACTCCCTGGAGAATACGCTGCGGATCGCGGAGCGGTGCAACTTCGATTTTGCCCTGAACACCGGGGATTATTTACTGCCCAAGTTCGAAATCCCGGCAGGGATGACGCTCGACACGTACCTTGGAAAGAAAGCGCGGGAAGGCTTGAAAGAGCGCCTTGGGGTCGAAGCGATTCCCGATGAATACGAAAATCGTCTGAGTTATGAGTTGGGAATCATCAAGCAGATGAGATTTCCCGGCTACTTTCTGATCATCGCGGACGTGATCGGCGCCTGCAAATCCCACGGCATCCCGATCGGCCCCGGACGCGGCTCTGCGGCCGGGTCTCTGGTGGCCTACGCCATGAAGATCACCGAACTGGATCCGCTCAAGTTTGGCCTGATTTTCGAACGGTTTCTCAATCCAGAACGAGTCTCCATGCCCGACATCGATACTGACGTTTCCGACAAAGGGCGCGATCGGCTGATCAAGTACGTGGTTGATAAATATGGCGTGGAAAACGTTTCGCAGATCATCACTTTCGGCCGCATGAAATCCAAGCAGGCCATCAAGGATGTCGGGCGCGCCATGGGAATGCCTTATGCGGACGTCAACAAGGTCGCCAATCTGGTGCCTGACGGCGCCAAGAGCATAAAGGAAGCCGTGGAACAGACGCCGGACCTGCAGGATCTTGAAAAGAGCGATCCGCAAATATCGAAGCTGCTGGCTTCCGCGAGCAGCATGGAAGGGCTGGCGCGTCACTGCTCTCAGCATGCGGCGGGAGTGGTCATCACCCCCAAGCCATTGACGGATCTCGTTCCGGTGCGTCAGATCGAAGAAGGGCAGGTCGCGACCCAGTTTTCCATGGATCCCGTTGCCAGTCTCGGCCTTGTCAAAATGGATTTTCTCGGCCTGCAGACGTTGTCGATCCTTGAAGAGGCGGTTGCCAACGTCAAGCGCAACGGCACGACGCTCGGCGATCTGAACCGTCTGCCGCTCGACGACCCCGAAGTCTATCGGCTGCTGCAAAACGCGGATACGTTGGGCATATTTCAGCTTGAATCGTCGGGGATGCGCCGCCTGATCAAAAAGATGCGGCCCGACCGCTTTGCCGATCTCGTCGCCATTTTGGCGCTGTATCGTCCCGGCCCTCTGGAAAGCGGCATGGTCGATCAGTACGTAAACTGCAAGCACGGCGAAGAAGTCCATTACTTGCATCCGATGCTCGAACCGGTTCTCAACGAAACATACGGGGTCGTGCTTTATCAGGAGCAGGTCATGAAATGCGCTTCGACGCTTGCGGGCTATACGCTGGGAGGCGCAGATCTGCTGCGCCGCGCCATGGGCAAGAAGAAAAAATCCGTCATGGACGAGCACCGCAGCATCTTCATCAACGGCGCGGCCAAGAACGGCATCGATGCCGAGAAGGCCGCGGAGATCTTCGATATTATCGAGAAATTCGCCGGTTACGGATTCAACAAGTCTCACAGTGCCGCTTATGCCCTCGTCACCTATCAGACGGCATGGCTGAAAGTACATTACCCCAAAGAGTTTATGGCGGCGTATCTGTCCAGCAAGATCGGCGCGAAAAAGGAAGTCATGGCCGGGTACGTGCGCGAGGTCCGCGCTTCGGGCATCGACGTTCTGGCGCCGGATATCAATCAGTCTTATGCGGATTTTACGGCGACGAAGAATGAAATTCGCTTCGGGCTTGGCGGCGTGACAAAAGTCGGGGAAGCGGCCTTGAGCTCGATTTTCAAAGCCAGAGAAGAAGGCGGCCCTTTTAAGGGTTTTTGGGATTTCATCGTTCGCGTCGACAAGCACAGCGTCGGCAAAGCCGTCATCGAAAGCCTGATCAAGGCCGGCGCCTTCGACAGCCTGAACTCGAACCGGAAGCAGCTTTTGACGTCGCTGGACAACCTGTTCGAAGTCGCTTCGAGGCGGGATTCGCAGGGCGATCAAGGGTCGCTCTTCGGCGATATGACGTCCGAAGATCAGCCGGAGCTCGCCGAAGTTGGCGACCTGAACGCGACCGAAAAGCTGGAAATGGAAAAAGAAGCGTTGGGCATGTATATCTCGGGACACCCTTTCGATGGATTCCGCCCCCTAGCAGCGCAAAAGGCGAACGCCCGTATCGCCGACCTTCCTTATTGGAAAAGCGACACCACGACGCCGACCTTTGCGGGGCTTCTGTCGGGATGGCAGGAAAAAATGACGAAGCGGGGCGACGCCATGGGAATCTTCAGCATCGACGACGGCGAGGACGAGATCAAGGTGATCTGTTTCCCCAAAGCGCGCAACGGAAAGTCGTGGCTTGAAATAAAGCCGACGTTGTTCGAGGGCAAGCCTTACCTTGTCACCGGGCGGCCGGACGACCGCGGTGAAAGATCGATCATCGCGACGGACGTTCAACCGCTTGAACATGACGCGTCAGACCACGAGTATGTGGAGATCTGCCTGTCGCTGGACGCTCTGCGGGAGATCCCGCAGAAAAGGTTCCTGGCGTTGCTGAAAGAACACCGCGGCAGGCAGACGGTTATTCTCAAGGTCGATAACGACGTCGAAACCGCGGCCATCGCGCTGCCGAATGTAAGAGTGACCTCGTCCAGAGCGCTTGAGGACGATCTTGCCTCGCTCTTTGGAAGAGGGGAAGCGCGGATCAGCGCTTCATTTCTCGGCGACAGAGAGGAGACGCCAGCCTATGGAGCATAA
- a CDS encoding M48 family metalloprotease gives MKREVAIGARVAEEIAKNMEFVEDPLVTARVRGIFNRLTPWVKRPLPYNVHVVKEKSPNAFCIPGGNIYVTTGLIDFVRSDAELAFVMAHELSHADGKHGIIQMERNQKLSLAALAIAVASRGAGAAMVLSNVAAVAVSNAYSRDLEQEADLGAVTISENAGYDLSAGVTVMESLAAEELKQPWVDPGVYRDHPKISERTRYIAGAVESRGHRIQRKNVLKLLIPRLSEEENRLVLRVDDTVIVQAPASSESRQLFEEARMVLRRALQMETPVYDIRVDEAGGRPSAVYIGVSCVLREPLPEGADSLGHVRLQLVKALTEARKKHPMANYNL, from the coding sequence GTGAAGCGGGAAGTTGCCATTGGCGCGCGGGTTGCCGAAGAGATTGCCAAAAACATGGAATTTGTCGAAGATCCTCTTGTGACGGCTCGCGTGAGAGGCATTTTTAATCGTTTGACGCCCTGGGTGAAACGCCCGCTTCCATACAACGTCCATGTCGTGAAAGAAAAATCGCCGAATGCGTTCTGTATCCCCGGCGGCAATATCTATGTCACGACGGGGCTGATAGATTTCGTCAGGTCCGATGCAGAGCTCGCTTTCGTCATGGCTCATGAGTTGAGTCATGCCGACGGGAAACATGGGATCATCCAAATGGAGCGAAACCAGAAGCTCTCGCTTGCGGCTCTGGCGATCGCCGTCGCTTCGCGGGGGGCGGGCGCCGCGATGGTCCTTTCCAATGTGGCGGCCGTTGCCGTTTCGAACGCTTACAGCCGGGATCTTGAACAGGAAGCTGACCTCGGCGCGGTGACCATCTCCGAAAATGCGGGATATGACCTGTCCGCCGGCGTCACGGTCATGGAAAGTCTTGCCGCGGAAGAGTTGAAGCAGCCCTGGGTCGATCCCGGCGTTTATCGCGACCACCCCAAGATCTCAGAACGTACCCGTTACATCGCCGGCGCTGTCGAAAGCAGAGGGCATAGAATTCAGCGCAAAAACGTCCTCAAACTGCTGATCCCTCGGCTCAGCGAGGAGGAGAACAGGCTTGTGCTGAGAGTCGACGATACGGTGATCGTGCAGGCCCCGGCCTCTTCCGAATCCAGGCAGCTCTTTGAGGAGGCGCGGATGGTTCTGCGGCGGGCTCTGCAAATGGAGACCCCCGTCTATGATATTCGCGTCGACGAGGCTGGCGGCCGTCCGTCGGCGGTCTATATCGGGGTGAGCTGCGTTTTACGGGAACCCTTGCCCGAAGGAGCAGATTCTTTGGGGCACGTTCGTTTACAGCTCGTAAAGGCCTTGACGGAAGCGAGAAAGAAGCATCCGATGGCGAATTACAATCTGTAA
- a CDS encoding lipoate--protein ligase: protein MNFTYILNDNHDPRYNLALEESLFLKAQSDKEGFLMLWSNDPTVVVGRFQNTAEEVNRKFTQERNVFVVRRITGGGAVYHDRGNLNYTVILPTEDAAILDVHSFSIPLLDYLASLGVRAERTGRNDVTLEGRKFSGVAQHSGGGVMLHHGTILFDSRLEDVADSLRVDPEKFRSKGLKSVRSRVTNLLPCLKNPVAMEEFQSGFADELISFYRAETVRTPSNDEAEKAEELFAQKYSRWDWNWGASPEFDFMDKRRFPGGTVQFCLSVMDGVVENCRFYGDFFSYLGTEKIELLLRGRPYPFEGLEKILPDELLKGSFIGVAPSQLRAFLSE, encoded by the coding sequence ATGAATTTCACCTATATATTGAACGACAATCACGATCCCCGGTACAATCTGGCCTTGGAGGAAAGCCTTTTTCTGAAGGCGCAGAGCGACAAGGAAGGTTTTCTGATGCTCTGGAGCAACGATCCCACGGTGGTGGTGGGGCGTTTTCAAAATACGGCCGAAGAGGTGAACCGGAAATTCACCCAGGAACGGAATGTCTTCGTGGTACGTCGTATTACGGGCGGCGGAGCCGTTTACCACGATCGGGGAAACCTCAATTACACGGTCATTCTTCCCACCGAAGACGCGGCCATACTGGACGTCCACTCTTTTTCGATACCTCTGCTTGATTATCTTGCGTCGCTGGGAGTCAGGGCAGAGCGTACGGGCCGAAATGACGTGACCCTCGAGGGACGCAAATTCTCCGGCGTGGCGCAGCATTCAGGCGGCGGCGTGATGCTCCATCACGGCACGATCCTCTTTGATTCTAGGCTGGAGGACGTCGCGGACTCCTTGAGGGTGGATCCTGAAAAATTTCGGTCCAAGGGCTTGAAATCCGTACGCAGCCGCGTGACGAACCTTTTGCCCTGTCTGAAAAATCCCGTTGCCATGGAAGAATTTCAATCAGGCTTTGCCGACGAGCTGATCTCCTTTTATCGGGCTGAAACGGTCAGAACGCCTTCGAACGACGAAGCAGAGAAAGCGGAAGAACTTTTCGCTCAAAAATACTCCCGTTGGGACTGGAACTGGGGGGCTTCTCCGGAGTTCGATTTTATGGACAAACGGCGTTTTCCCGGCGGAACCGTGCAGTTCTGTCTGTCGGTGATGGACGGCGTCGTGGAGAACTGCCGTTTTTACGGCGACTTTTTCAGCTATCTTGGCACGGAAAAGATTGAGCTGCTTTTACGAGGGCGTCCCTATCCTTTTGAGGGGCTTGAGAAGATTCTGCCCGACGAGCTCCTCAAAGGCAGCTTTATCGGCGTGGCTCCCTCTCAGCTTCGGGCTTTTCTCTCTGAATGA
- a CDS encoding PfkB family carbohydrate kinase: MLTQLGYSAVAMGFLAGFNGEYIRDALRRANVTTNFVHIQGETRTNVYLSLKNPDEGTSIYEKGPLVDDEARKRFLMNYKRMINRASAVVIGGSLPAGMPKETYKELSLMAKEAGLPVYIDAYGSPFLMALETQPRMAKVPDTQIEHLAGRPVDSLEAYVEAAHKVHEMGIPWGVVSYQVYGDVFATSHGTYLAKMTRDKTQAFLFTARDALVTGMVIADAEGMDTEDSIRFSMACAIESSTHVDRNVKGRVSIESYLDKVMLEKLD, translated from the coding sequence ATGCTGACGCAATTGGGTTACAGTGCCGTGGCAATGGGGTTCCTGGCCGGTTTCAACGGCGAATACATTCGCGACGCGCTGCGCCGGGCAAATGTAACGACGAACTTTGTGCATATCCAGGGAGAGACGCGTACGAATGTTTATCTTTCCCTGAAAAATCCCGATGAGGGGACGAGCATTTACGAAAAAGGCCCTCTGGTCGACGACGAGGCGCGCAAAAGGTTTCTCATGAATTACAAGCGCATGATCAACAGAGCGTCAGCGGTCGTTATCGGCGGCTCCCTCCCGGCGGGAATGCCGAAAGAAACCTACAAGGAACTTTCGCTGATGGCCAAGGAAGCGGGCTTGCCGGTGTACATTGACGCCTATGGTTCTCCGTTTCTGATGGCTCTGGAGACGCAGCCCCGCATGGCGAAAGTTCCCGATACGCAGATCGAGCATCTGGCCGGCCGGCCGGTGGACTCTCTTGAGGCTTACGTCGAGGCCGCGCACAAAGTGCATGAGATGGGGATCCCCTGGGGCGTGGTCTCGTATCAGGTTTACGGCGATGTCTTTGCCACTTCTCATGGAACGTATCTCGCGAAGATGACGCGGGACAAGACCCAGGCCTTTCTGTTTACAGCGCGGGATGCTCTCGTCACCGGGATGGTGATCGCGGATGCCGAAGGGATGGATACGGAAGATTCGATTCGCTTCTCCATGGCTTGCGCGATTGAGAGCTCTACCCACGTGGACAGAAACGTGAAAGGGCGCGTGTCGATAGAGTCGTATCTTGATAAAGTGATGCTGGAAAAGCTGGATTAA
- a CDS encoding GDSL-type esterase/lipase family protein, with protein MRVYCLGDSMTYGFGVSRREAWPALVGAATGHEMINGGVNGDTTSGMLARFCVDVPRIKPDVAILMGGCNDIFLTGSDSTARCNMGSLVQQALSRAITPVIGFPVPFEPSLVRDDWSLLTDFRSAAEILRQYVVWLRRYAEVFRVPFVDFWGLFAQMPDPRRTSFYLDGLHLTAQGHKMMAHLMAEELKKLV; from the coding sequence ATGCGCGTATATTGTCTTGGAGACAGCATGACCTACGGCTTCGGGGTCTCCCGCCGCGAAGCCTGGCCTGCCCTTGTCGGCGCGGCGACCGGTCATGAGATGATCAACGGAGGGGTCAACGGCGACACTACGTCGGGCATGCTTGCGAGGTTTTGCGTCGACGTTCCCCGGATCAAGCCGGACGTCGCGATCCTTATGGGAGGCTGCAACGACATTTTTCTGACGGGAAGCGACAGTACGGCACGGTGCAATATGGGGTCGTTGGTCCAGCAGGCATTATCCCGCGCGATTACCCCCGTAATCGGCTTTCCTGTTCCTTTCGAGCCCAGCTTGGTACGGGACGACTGGTCTCTTCTGACGGATTTCCGCTCGGCAGCAGAGATCCTGCGCCAGTATGTCGTATGGCTGCGTCGTTATGCCGAAGTTTTTCGGGTCCCGTTCGTGGATTTCTGGGGGTTGTTCGCGCAAATGCCAGATCCTCGGAGAACTTCATTCTACCTCGATGGCCTCCATCTGACCGCCCAAGGACATAAAATGATGGCCCATCTGATGGCCGAGGAGCTGAAAAAACTGGTCTGA
- the lpdA gene encoding dihydrolipoyl dehydrogenase — MAQSITMPKLGLTMTEGTISKWNKAEGDAVAVGEVLFVVSTDKLTYEYQSEVSGVLLKIEVPENCSIAVGGEVALVGEASEIVSSKSVPPRGSDGKEAPVAPVAVSSAASSVGKKKVVVIGGGPGGYVCAIRLAQLGADVTLVERESVGGTCLNVGCIPTKALVKSAELYGEMRHGADFGVLCSDLRVDWDAVQGRKNAVVEQLVGGVSGLLTANKVAVVSGEAHFLSPSAVEVSGRTIKADAFVIAAGSAPVIPPIPGITSDGIVTSTEALSFAKLPEKLLIVGGGVIGMEFACLYATLGVDVTVVEMMPAILPPADEEMGAIVRKRMEALGVKIHTSCKVTGFDSVSGGVVTHVLDPQGRELRFSSDKVLLSIGRRADTAALNLDAAGVKAERGRIVVNKRMETSVRNIYAIGDCCSPIMLAHVASAEGEVAAENIMGGSCDMNYKTVPSCVYTLPEMAWVGMTEKAAVETGRKIKVGRFPLIGNGKSLIMNETDGMVKIIADEKYGEILGVHIVGPHATDLIVEGALALRLEATADEIISTVHAHPTVGEALAEAALDLQGRAIHLPPQA, encoded by the coding sequence ATGGCTCAATCCATCACCATGCCTAAGCTGGGCCTGACGATGACCGAAGGCACCATTTCAAAATGGAACAAGGCTGAAGGCGACGCTGTTGCCGTCGGCGAAGTTCTTTTCGTCGTGTCCACCGATAAGCTGACCTATGAGTATCAGTCGGAGGTCTCCGGGGTGCTTCTTAAAATTGAGGTGCCCGAGAACTGCAGCATTGCAGTGGGCGGCGAAGTCGCACTTGTCGGCGAGGCCAGCGAGATCGTCTCTTCGAAGTCCGTGCCGCCGCGGGGTTCTGACGGGAAAGAGGCGCCCGTGGCTCCGGTTGCGGTGTCCTCTGCAGCGTCTTCTGTTGGCAAGAAAAAAGTCGTCGTCATCGGCGGGGGCCCCGGTGGCTATGTCTGCGCCATCCGCTTGGCACAGCTGGGGGCCGACGTCACGCTCGTGGAGAGGGAGAGCGTGGGCGGTACCTGTCTCAACGTGGGGTGCATTCCAACCAAGGCTCTCGTCAAGTCGGCCGAGCTGTACGGCGAGATGAGACACGGGGCGGATTTCGGCGTCCTCTGCAGCGACCTTCGCGTGGACTGGGACGCTGTTCAGGGTCGAAAAAACGCGGTCGTCGAGCAGCTTGTGGGCGGGGTGTCAGGGCTTCTGACCGCCAATAAAGTTGCCGTCGTATCCGGCGAGGCTCATTTTCTCTCTCCCTCTGCCGTCGAGGTGTCGGGCAGGACCATCAAGGCCGATGCCTTTGTGATTGCCGCCGGCTCGGCTCCCGTGATTCCTCCAATCCCGGGAATCACGTCGGATGGCATCGTGACGAGTACCGAAGCTCTTTCCTTCGCGAAACTGCCCGAAAAGCTCCTTATCGTGGGCGGAGGCGTGATCGGCATGGAGTTCGCCTGCTTGTATGCGACTCTGGGCGTGGATGTGACCGTCGTCGAGATGATGCCGGCGATCCTTCCGCCCGCCGACGAGGAAATGGGAGCCATCGTCCGCAAGCGTATGGAAGCCCTTGGGGTGAAAATCCATACGAGCTGCAAGGTGACCGGTTTTGACTCCGTTTCGGGCGGCGTGGTGACTCATGTGCTCGATCCTCAGGGCAGAGAGCTGAGGTTCAGCTCCGACAAGGTTCTCCTTTCCATCGGCAGACGCGCCGATACGGCGGCTTTGAACCTTGACGCCGCGGGAGTGAAGGCCGAGCGCGGCCGCATCGTCGTCAATAAAAGGATGGAAACTTCCGTCAGGAACATTTACGCCATCGGCGACTGCTGCTCGCCCATCATGCTGGCGCATGTGGCTTCCGCGGAGGGGGAGGTCGCGGCGGAAAATATCATGGGGGGCTCCTGTGATATGAACTATAAGACCGTCCCATCCTGCGTCTATACTCTTCCTGAAATGGCCTGGGTGGGCATGACCGAGAAGGCTGCTGTTGAAACGGGACGCAAGATCAAAGTCGGGAGGTTCCCCCTGATAGGGAACGGCAAAAGTCTGATCATGAACGAAACCGATGGCATGGTCAAGATCATCGCCGATGAGAAATATGGCGAAATCCTCGGCGTTCACATCGTCGGCCCCCATGCTACGGATCTGATCGTCGAAGGTGCCCTGGCGCTCAGACTTGAGGCGACTGCGGACGAGATCATTTCTACCGTTCACGCCCATCCCACGGTGGGCGAAGCGCTCGCCGAAGCGGCGCTGGATCTGCAAGGCAGAGCCATACACTTGCCGCCACAGGCATAG
- the dnaX gene encoding DNA polymerase III subunit gamma/tau, with protein MYISLYRRYRPQKFSDVVGQSAAIGVITRAIESGAIGHAYLFSGPRGCGKTTVARLFAKAANCPHRTGAEPCNECETCRAIREGSCLDVIEIDGASNNSVDEIRNLKEHVALASFTCPYKVYIIDEVHMLSISAFNALLKTLEEPPERVIFVLATTAPHKVPVTIRSRCQHIPFHGMTLEQIVNRLQQVAEAENLDARDEALWEIARNSEGGMRDALSLMEQAIALGSGSVTRETVDKLLGGGSSSSIRQWLSGSHAAPENSLPVLEGLFRSGAEPERFLSVLFVCVRNLWLQKRWGEKILRALALSEEERQWLAQEKDFLPLPHLEELMARIASLLPQVRRGLSIDVLCGLLVSWTLKSAASEVPPDGKTVSSATAVSSGGRAARLRSDARDTVVPAFAPARNGPSESAASAAQKIQTAPETGIPSCEKAADAESGGSPSAAEAPPAESIGSPVPLHNNVKDALLSAVEKHPNVAVPLCLADIVYDRERRELGVLLNEDDVQAYETLNSERMAKAAQSVLRLDDLAIQSIKLQCGSRVERFDHLDAGSVPENAPLQLALAEDQPGKDSPYADFLRHDAETAASERLEKKNLVPTKQPLLLRGTVRLRSICGELSWMEICCTVVPTKRPTTPPTGMIPEKRKAGRSNVFV; from the coding sequence GTGTATATATCCCTCTATCGGCGGTACAGACCGCAAAAGTTCTCCGACGTCGTCGGCCAGTCCGCGGCAATCGGCGTGATCACACGCGCTATCGAAAGCGGCGCGATAGGTCATGCCTATCTTTTTTCCGGCCCGAGAGGCTGTGGAAAAACCACCGTGGCGCGTCTCTTTGCAAAGGCGGCAAACTGCCCGCACAGAACGGGGGCCGAGCCTTGCAATGAATGCGAAACGTGCCGGGCCATCCGCGAGGGGAGCTGTCTTGACGTCATTGAGATAGACGGCGCTTCCAACAACAGCGTCGACGAGATTCGCAATCTCAAAGAACACGTCGCTCTGGCGTCGTTTACTTGCCCGTATAAAGTTTACATCATCGACGAAGTCCACATGCTGTCGATCAGCGCTTTCAACGCGCTTCTGAAGACGCTCGAAGAACCCCCTGAACGCGTGATATTCGTTCTGGCAACGACGGCCCCTCACAAAGTGCCCGTGACGATCCGTTCCCGCTGTCAGCATATTCCGTTCCACGGCATGACGTTGGAACAGATCGTCAATCGTTTGCAGCAGGTTGCGGAAGCGGAGAATCTCGATGCCCGGGATGAAGCGCTGTGGGAGATCGCCCGTAATTCGGAAGGCGGCATGCGCGATGCGCTGTCCCTGATGGAGCAGGCGATCGCTTTAGGCTCCGGCAGCGTGACGCGGGAGACGGTGGATAAACTTTTGGGGGGCGGCAGTTCGTCCTCGATCCGTCAATGGCTGTCCGGCAGTCATGCAGCGCCGGAGAATTCGCTCCCCGTTTTGGAAGGACTCTTCCGTTCGGGCGCGGAGCCTGAACGCTTCCTGTCGGTGCTGTTTGTGTGCGTACGGAATTTGTGGCTGCAAAAGCGCTGGGGCGAGAAGATCCTGCGCGCCTTGGCGCTTTCGGAAGAAGAGCGTCAGTGGCTGGCGCAGGAGAAAGATTTTCTGCCTTTGCCGCACCTTGAAGAATTAATGGCGCGGATTGCTTCTCTCTTGCCTCAGGTCCGACGCGGACTTTCGATCGATGTTCTGTGCGGGCTGTTGGTCAGCTGGACTCTGAAGAGCGCCGCCTCTGAAGTGCCGCCGGATGGAAAGACTGTCTCGTCGGCGACGGCGGTCTCTTCTGGGGGACGCGCGGCGCGGCTTCGAAGCGACGCGCGCGATACGGTCGTTCCCGCGTTCGCTCCGGCACGGAACGGTCCGTCGGAGAGCGCGGCCTCGGCGGCGCAGAAGATCCAGACCGCCCCTGAAACAGGGATACCGTCTTGCGAAAAAGCCGCCGACGCGGAGAGCGGCGGTTCCCCTTCTGCGGCGGAGGCCCCTCCTGCGGAGAGCATCGGCAGTCCGGTCCCTCTTCACAATAACGTGAAAGACGCTCTTCTTTCCGCCGTGGAAAAACACCCCAACGTCGCGGTGCCGTTATGTCTTGCGGATATCGTGTATGACCGGGAGAGACGGGAATTGGGCGTCCTCCTGAACGAAGACGACGTTCAGGCATACGAGACGCTGAACAGCGAGCGCATGGCCAAAGCGGCTCAGTCGGTCCTGCGGCTGGACGATCTGGCGATTCAGTCCATAAAACTCCAATGTGGAAGCCGCGTCGAGCGTTTCGATCATCTCGATGCGGGTTCTGTCCCCGAGAATGCGCCTCTGCAGCTGGCGCTCGCGGAGGATCAGCCCGGGAAGGACTCGCCGTATGCGGATTTTCTGCGCCATGACGCGGAAACGGCCGCTTCGGAGCGTCTTGAGAAAAAGAATCTCGTCCCGACAAAGCAGCCCCTTCTCCTTCGAGGAACAGTACGCTTGCGGAGTATCTGCGGGGAACTTTCATGGATGGAGATCTGCTGTACTGTCGTCCCAACGAAAAGACCGACGACGCCCCCGACGGGAATGATTCCTGAGAAGCGGAAAGCCGGGCGTTCGAACGTGTTTGTATGA